From a single Acinetobacter sp. TGL-Y2 genomic region:
- a CDS encoding restriction endonuclease has translation MAAKQGTEFEIFSKELYEELLGQHDIKNLKVQHNVSLKGATGQHHQIDVYWEFVLGGVTHKVAVECKDYTSAVSVGRIRDFSAALDDIGGVKGIFLTKVGYQSGAKVFAQGKGIALKTVQSDAITVADFKGSGLITEVHANLIVLMIDNVVTEFVLDNQYNSEKSGNNTAPIEFRYLTDEIFILNSQKEKLYSLHELGDKIPREPENTQGLIYTEDLSNDLHFLDFPNNTTEIKVNAVKFTYDTVSYHDKQIITGKVTAKAIIRDILDGTCEVIGIKRLD, from the coding sequence ATGGCGGCTAAGCAAGGAACAGAATTTGAAATTTTCTCCAAAGAATTATATGAGGAATTATTAGGGCAACATGACATTAAGAATTTAAAAGTTCAACATAATGTTTCTCTAAAAGGCGCAACAGGCCAACATCATCAAATTGATGTGTACTGGGAGTTTGTTTTGGGTGGTGTTACCCATAAAGTTGCTGTTGAATGCAAAGACTACACAAGCGCCGTTAGTGTCGGTCGCATTCGTGACTTTTCGGCAGCATTGGATGACATTGGCGGGGTTAAAGGTATTTTCTTGACTAAAGTTGGCTATCAGTCTGGTGCTAAAGTATTTGCTCAAGGCAAAGGGATTGCACTTAAGACAGTCCAAAGTGATGCCATTACTGTTGCTGACTTTAAAGGTTCAGGTTTGATCACAGAGGTACATGCAAACCTTATAGTATTAATGATTGATAACGTTGTGACTGAGTTTGTCTTAGATAATCAGTATAATTCTGAAAAATCAGGAAACAATACGGCTCCCATTGAATTCAGATACCTTACTGATGAAATTTTTATTCTTAATAGTCAAAAAGAAAAATTATATTCACTACATGAGTTGGGGGATAAGATACCAAGGGAACCGGAGAATACTCAAGGATTGATATATACCGAAGACTTATCCAATGACTTACACTTTTTAGACTTCCCAAACAATACTACAGAGATCAAGGTCAACGCCGTTAAATTCACCTATGATACAGTCTCTTATCATGACAAACAGATCATTACAGGGAAAGTGACAGCAAAGGCGATCATACGTGACATTTTAGATGGTACTTGTGAAGTCATCGGTATTAAGCGCTTGGATTAA
- a CDS encoding S49 family peptidase translates to MANRFKEYICNLFKRTEHDVVEKTPFYIYKKRTALDYVALFLGIAISLLVIFNLLKISGIGSVFDSGDHIATVKIYGMVSKDDDVNVYSITKSLEEAFKDPNSKAIVLKINSGGGSPYHSETIYNEIMYLKSKYPEKKLYAVVEDVAASAAYYIASSADEIILSRSSIIGSIGVLMSNYDIRGLADKVGVKDRTLHAGRNKIAYSMFHDVTPEQEAHVNAVLKDLHGHFIQAVKDGRGKRLKNDPDLFTGDYWTGTKAIELGIADRFGDMNTLKREMKTDKVRDYTVTKGSISEIFSMSASTAGKAFAKGMVDNISEESEMSFR, encoded by the coding sequence ATGGCTAATCGATTCAAAGAATATATATGCAATCTGTTCAAACGTACAGAGCATGATGTCGTGGAAAAAACACCATTTTATATTTATAAAAAAAGAACAGCTTTAGACTATGTGGCGTTATTTCTTGGTATAGCAATTAGCTTACTGGTCATCTTCAATTTATTGAAAATTTCAGGTATTGGAAGTGTCTTTGATAGTGGTGATCATATTGCAACCGTTAAAATCTATGGAATGGTATCAAAAGATGATGACGTAAATGTTTACTCCATTACGAAAAGCTTGGAAGAAGCATTTAAGGACCCAAATAGTAAAGCTATTGTTCTTAAAATCAATTCTGGTGGTGGCTCACCATATCACTCAGAAACGATTTATAACGAGATCATGTACCTTAAGTCCAAATACCCAGAGAAGAAGCTGTATGCGGTCGTAGAGGACGTTGCAGCATCCGCAGCGTATTACATCGCATCAAGCGCAGATGAAATCATTTTAAGTAGATCGTCAATTATTGGTTCTATCGGGGTGTTGATGTCAAATTATGATATTCGTGGCCTTGCAGATAAAGTTGGAGTTAAAGACCGTACGCTTCATGCGGGACGAAACAAAATTGCTTATTCGATGTTCCATGACGTAACGCCAGAACAAGAAGCTCATGTAAATGCAGTCCTTAAGGATTTACATGGCCATTTTATCCAAGCAGTGAAGGATGGTCGCGGAAAGCGTTTAAAGAATGACCCTGATTTATTTACAGGTGATTACTGGACAGGAACTAAGGCAATTGAACTGGGTATTGCAGATCGGTTTGGTGATATGAATACACTTAAGCGAGAGATGAAAACAGATAAGGTTCGTGATTATACAGTGACGAAAGGTAGTATCAGCGAAATTTTTAGCATGAGTGCTTCTACTGCAGGAAAAGCTTTTGCTAAAGGTATGGTGGATAACATTAGTGAAGAATCAGAGATGAGCTTTCGATAG
- a CDS encoding YadA-like family protein produces MKDVKFDTVNFGGNILNQQGLFITKGPSITINGINSGGKQIINLADGVNANDAVNKGQLDKLKDEVSQEIAKIPSIENVVKYDQVEKDSITLGGEIGTNIKNVADGAIEEGSKDAINGNQLWGVQQQVNKNTGDIKNIQNNIENITNGKSGLVQQESPNAKITVGSGTGGKLVDISGTEGDRTIEGVKSGSINANSNQAVNGSQLHQTNQKVETNSNEINKLKDSDKTSVKYDSDMSNIVLAGNNGTAIKNVQNGNISSSSKDAINGSQLYQAKQDVLRDANAYTDNKFSEYDQKFNKYNKKANSGIAAALAMASIGQPTDIGYSMVSISTGTWEGESSIAIGTSGVTEDSDLFGIKGNYIWKFAGTSDSVGNVGGGASLNFQWK; encoded by the coding sequence TTGAAAGATGTAAAATTCGATACAGTAAACTTTGGTGGCAATATCCTCAATCAACAAGGCTTGTTCATTACTAAAGGTCCAAGCATTACGATTAACGGTATTAATTCGGGTGGAAAACAGATTATTAATCTTGCTGATGGTGTAAATGCTAACGATGCAGTTAATAAAGGTCAGTTAGACAAATTGAAAGATGAGGTTTCCCAAGAAATTGCGAAGATACCAAGTATTGAAAATGTCGTTAAATATGATCAAGTTGAAAAAGATAGCATAACATTAGGTGGAGAAATCGGGACTAATATTAAAAATGTCGCTGATGGTGCTATTGAAGAAGGTTCTAAAGATGCGATTAATGGCAATCAGCTTTGGGGTGTTCAGCAACAAGTCAACAAAAACACTGGTGATATTAAAAACATTCAAAATAATATTGAAAACATCACAAATGGTAAATCAGGTCTAGTTCAACAGGAAAGCCCTAACGCTAAGATTACAGTCGGTAGTGGTACTGGTGGTAAATTAGTTGATATAAGCGGAACTGAGGGCGACAGGACCATTGAAGGCGTTAAAAGTGGCAGCATCAATGCTAATTCTAATCAAGCAGTGAATGGCTCTCAATTACATCAAACCAATCAAAAAGTTGAAACCAACTCTAATGAGATTAACAAATTAAAAGACTCTGATAAAACCAGTGTTAAATATGATTCAGATATGTCAAATATTGTACTTGCGGGAAATAATGGAACTGCAATTAAAAATGTACAAAATGGAAATATATCTTCATCTAGCAAAGATGCAATTAATGGCTCTCAATTGTATCAAGCAAAGCAAGATGTACTTCGAGATGCTAATGCTTATACTGATAATAAATTTTCTGAGTATGATCAGAAGTTTAATAAATATAATAAAAAAGCAAACTCAGGTATAGCAGCAGCTCTTGCTATGGCTTCAATTGGTCAACCTACTGATATAGGTTATTCAATGGTAAGTATTTCTACAGGGACTTGGGAAGGTGAATCTAGTATAGCTATTGGTACATCTGGTGTTACTGAGGATAGTGACCTTTTCGGGATAAAAGGGAACTATATTTGGAAATTTGCGGGAACATCTGACAGTGTTGGTAATGTTGGTGGAGGTGCATCTTTGAATTTCCAATGGAAATAA
- a CDS encoding H-NS family nucleoid-associated regulatory protein — MSTEKISETELQSMAEQIKQRPTEFIKELIDLLLESLQEKRKQEIEDLKDAMLAKAQALGFENLSDFMQETQVKGAAKVAKTPKKPTRKIPIRYRDSEVYEDTWTGRGKQPKWLVKRLEEGRKIEEFELATPEAPPATETDEVSDEAQAE, encoded by the coding sequence ATGAGTACTGAGAAAATCAGCGAAACCGAATTGCAAAGTATGGCTGAGCAAATTAAGCAAAGACCAACTGAGTTCATTAAAGAACTCATTGACTTGCTACTTGAGTCATTGCAAGAGAAGCGTAAACAAGAAATCGAAGACTTAAAAGACGCAATGCTGGCAAAAGCTCAAGCACTTGGATTTGAAAACTTAAGTGATTTCATGCAAGAAACCCAAGTTAAAGGCGCTGCCAAAGTTGCCAAAACACCAAAGAAACCGACACGAAAAATCCCAATTCGATACCGTGATTCCGAAGTTTATGAAGATACTTGGACGGGTCGAGGCAAGCAGCCAAAATGGTTGGTAAAACGTTTGGAAGAAGGTCGTAAAATTGAAGAATTTGAACTGGCTACTCCAGAAGCTCCACCAGCAACTGAAACTGATGAAGTTTCAGATGAAGCTCAAGCTGAATAA
- a CDS encoding glycosyltransferase, protein MNNICLNMIVKNESEIIVDTFNNLRKSIEINKFIISDTGSTDDTIQVMQDYFLKNNLEFEIHNDKWINFGHNRNLALSHCSGKSDYILFFDADDRLEGELKLPTLTADIYGLKYKSANSQGFIYFRKGLIRNTVAKWIGVIHETIMPLYENLNQVEIDGNYYIQTGHFGSRSNNPNKYLEDALILEEAFHNEPDTSILKTRYAHYCATSYYSHGDISKSIEWFKNRIKLRKNSPDFNEEYLAYRYLGMIYKENAEYSLAIDTWLTGWNHHSSKAELLYEASSTHGEIGNYRLAYEIALWGKDIINSPIDQNYCFEENIYKYGLNYLISRYGILSGIYDQPFKALVNIANQPFYSIELVDHVIESLNKILNSNVQIHTDICFLEKLINYINNHDCTLTTMRNELSQLLMAYTQKTNGF, encoded by the coding sequence ATGAATAACATTTGCTTAAATATGATTGTTAAAAATGAATCTGAAATCATTGTTGATACATTTAACAATCTAAGAAAAAGTATAGAAATTAATAAATTTATTATCAGTGATACTGGTTCAACTGACGATACAATTCAAGTAATGCAAGATTATTTTTTAAAAAATAATTTAGAATTTGAAATTCATAATGATAAATGGATTAATTTTGGACACAATAGAAATTTAGCGCTAAGTCATTGTTCGGGTAAGTCGGACTATATCTTGTTTTTTGATGCAGATGATAGACTTGAAGGAGAATTAAAATTACCTACTCTAACTGCCGATATTTATGGTTTAAAATATAAGAGTGCTAACTCACAAGGTTTTATTTACTTTCGTAAAGGTTTAATTAGAAATACTGTAGCTAAATGGATTGGCGTTATACATGAAACTATAATGCCACTTTATGAGAATTTAAATCAGGTTGAAATTGATGGAAATTATTACATTCAAACTGGTCACTTTGGTTCTCGTAGTAACAACCCCAACAAATACCTAGAAGATGCTTTAATTTTGGAAGAAGCTTTTCATAATGAACCAGATACTTCTATTTTAAAAACACGTTATGCCCACTATTGCGCAACTTCATATTACAGTCATGGTGATATTTCTAAATCAATCGAATGGTTTAAAAACAGAATTAAATTAAGAAAAAATTCTCCAGACTTTAATGAAGAATATCTTGCCTATCGTTATTTAGGAATGATTTATAAGGAAAATGCTGAATATTCATTAGCAATAGATACTTGGTTAACAGGTTGGAATCATCATTCTTCTAAAGCAGAACTTCTTTATGAAGCAAGTAGTACTCACGGAGAAATTGGAAACTACAGATTGGCTTATGAAATTGCCTTGTGGGGTAAAGATATAATCAATTCACCTATTGATCAAAATTACTGTTTTGAAGAAAATATATATAAATACGGATTAAATTATTTAATATCTCGTTATGGGATTTTATCTGGAATTTACGATCAACCTTTTAAAGCATTAGTTAATATAGCAAATCAACCATTTTATTCGATTGAATTGGTAGATCATGTTATAGAAAGCTTAAATAAAATTTTAAATAGCAATGTTCAAATTCATACAGATATTTGTTTCTTGGAGAAATTAATAAATTATATTAATAACCATGATTGTACTTTAACGACAATGCGTAATGAGTTATCCCAGCTACTTATGGCTTACACGCAAAAAACTAATGGTTTTTAA
- a CDS encoding nuclease-related domain-containing protein: MDIYSILMCVCVIGIFILIGKLKSNYKKAQQGRAGEAKVSKSLSFWMQKRNKTYVYNDLTLPTKSGKTTQIDHLVLSRKGLFVIETKNLNGKIYADIDKPQWKHINRKGIKNDIYNPIFQNNGHIGHLASLFDEPNSSFTGIVTNIGSAKIKGSVNPLFGKCLIERGTGFVFRMWRSENRFDQSFIDHLMKIVEENKLEQSAKTNKTHLKNIRRKKKWTLM, encoded by the coding sequence ATGGATATTTATAGCATTCTAATGTGTGTATGCGTAATCGGAATATTTATTCTTATTGGCAAACTAAAATCAAACTATAAAAAAGCGCAACAAGGTCGTGCTGGTGAGGCTAAAGTATCGAAAAGTTTAAGTTTTTGGATGCAGAAGCGTAATAAAACCTATGTTTACAATGACCTGACATTACCAACAAAAAGTGGCAAAACCACACAGATTGATCACTTGGTATTATCTAGAAAAGGCTTGTTTGTTATTGAAACAAAAAACTTAAATGGCAAGATTTATGCGGATATCGATAAACCACAGTGGAAGCACATAAATAGAAAAGGAATTAAAAACGACATCTATAATCCAATATTTCAAAATAATGGACATATCGGGCACTTGGCATCATTGTTTGATGAGCCTAATAGCTCCTTTACAGGTATTGTCACAAACATCGGTTCGGCAAAGATAAAAGGGAGTGTGAACCCTCTTTTTGGTAAGTGCTTAATTGAACGGGGTACAGGATTTGTTTTTCGTATGTGGCGAAGTGAAAATCGATTTGATCAATCATTCATAGATCATTTAATGAAGATTGTAGAAGAAAACAAGTTGGAGCAGAGTGCAAAAACCAATAAGACGCATCTGAAAAATATACGCCGTAAAAAGAAATGGACATTAATGTAG
- a CDS encoding tetratricopeptide repeat protein, whose protein sequence is MPKSTKITPLSTGPLDTLYTYMLAVFGNLNSQHKIGMHLSRVENLEAQESGVVWLSRAALKGHPNSCLELALHYINNCSDTDKAIEILRLANTDTTDTNLTGQIHALLGQLLLGKYTDVIDHRKFEKQTQIKKKGQDALDKYIQSLMPKKAKPKKVTSLNISEKQLSAYLDEALPNLYQAQKLKHPMANHALAVYLIQYSKREKANTSKGLDLLHSSANEGFAPSCQVLAGIYENGLYGVTQNIRRGLELRVTAAKKGSKEAQYTLGYLLYNGQGFEENKDMGLELIKESAFKGNNEAAVFLDTIKHTPS, encoded by the coding sequence ATGCCAAAATCAACTAAAATTACACCTCTTAGTACTGGGCCATTAGATACGCTTTATACCTATATGCTTGCTGTATTCGGCAACTTAAATAGTCAGCACAAAATTGGTATGCACTTGTCTAGAGTCGAAAATCTTGAAGCACAAGAATCCGGTGTTGTTTGGCTCTCACGGGCTGCGCTTAAAGGGCATCCGAATTCATGCCTTGAGTTAGCACTTCACTACATTAACAACTGTAGTGATACTGATAAAGCGATTGAAATTCTTCGCCTTGCAAACACTGATACAACCGATACTAATCTTACTGGACAAATACATGCCTTACTGGGTCAACTGCTATTAGGAAAGTATACTGACGTTATCGATCACCGTAAGTTTGAGAAGCAAACTCAAATAAAGAAAAAAGGTCAGGACGCTTTAGACAAATACATTCAGTCTTTGATGCCCAAAAAGGCCAAGCCTAAAAAAGTGACCTCACTCAACATTAGCGAAAAACAATTAAGTGCTTATCTTGATGAAGCACTACCAAATCTATATCAAGCACAGAAACTTAAACACCCTATGGCCAACCATGCTTTAGCCGTATATCTCATTCAATATTCAAAAAGAGAAAAAGCGAATACCTCTAAGGGTCTTGATCTTCTACATAGCTCTGCAAATGAAGGTTTTGCCCCTTCATGTCAAGTTCTTGCTGGTATTTATGAAAATGGTTTGTACGGCGTCACTCAGAACATCCGTAGGGGGCTAGAGTTACGCGTGACTGCAGCAAAGAAAGGTTCAAAAGAAGCCCAATACACGTTGGGATACTTGCTCTATAACGGGCAAGGCTTTGAGGAAAACAAGGACATGGGCCTTGAACTAATTAAAGAGTCTGCTTTCAAAGGAAATAATGAAGCTGCTGTATTCCTAGACACAATTAAACACACGCCATCATGA